In one window of Cytophagaceae bacterium ABcell3 DNA:
- a CDS encoding AI-2E family transporter, producing MKTPFYVKWVMILIGLVALFFILFIGRTVIIPVFIALLFAFLMLPFAEWMEQKGLSRGAASFHATLSMIFIILGFFLFLLWQMDRLTEEVTQLEQEVDKFTFQLQQMIHDRFDITPEEQREFLEEHGTGDEVGGFMQGVATAVSDLVVASILIPMSMFFMLFYRSYYMEFLYRANPKERHEDIRRIIRNEKKIVFQYITGIFTVVLILAVSNVSFLSAIGLDQALLFGVIAAVLNIIPIVGTFIGSILPVVYALVMEDSLWFPVGIALYFWVLQILESNIITPNIVGTKVRVNPYAIILAIFIGGEVWGPAGMVLFIPLLAILKVVCKVVEPLKPYGFLLTDPGKDEVTTFQKVYHKIKSWFRK from the coding sequence ATGAAGACTCCTTTTTACGTTAAATGGGTAATGATACTCATAGGGCTAGTAGCCTTATTTTTTATACTTTTTATAGGTCGGACGGTTATAATTCCTGTTTTTATAGCCCTGCTTTTTGCTTTTCTTATGTTGCCATTTGCAGAGTGGATGGAACAAAAAGGGCTATCCAGGGGTGCCGCTTCTTTTCATGCTACGCTCTCCATGATTTTTATTATTCTTGGTTTTTTTCTTTTTCTGCTTTGGCAAATGGACAGGTTAACAGAGGAGGTAACGCAATTAGAGCAGGAGGTAGATAAATTTACCTTCCAGCTTCAACAAATGATTCATGACAGGTTTGATATAACGCCAGAAGAGCAACGAGAATTTTTGGAAGAACATGGCACAGGAGATGAAGTTGGCGGTTTTATGCAAGGCGTGGCAACTGCCGTTTCCGATTTAGTCGTTGCTTCCATTTTAATTCCTATGTCTATGTTTTTTATGCTGTTTTATAGGTCTTACTATATGGAATTCCTATACCGGGCAAATCCTAAAGAAAGGCATGAGGATATCCGCCGTATTATAAGAAATGAGAAGAAGATTGTCTTTCAGTACATTACTGGCATTTTTACGGTAGTGCTGATCTTGGCAGTGTCAAACGTTTCATTTCTTTCTGCCATAGGATTAGATCAAGCTTTGTTGTTTGGTGTAATTGCTGCTGTGTTAAATATTATACCTATTGTTGGGACTTTTATTGGCTCTATCCTTCCTGTCGTATACGCTTTGGTAATGGAAGACAGTTTGTGGTTTCCTGTGGGCATTGCATTATACTTCTGGGTGCTTCAAATTCTGGAAAGTAATATTATTACCCCAAACATAGTTGGGACTAAAGTTCGTGTAAACCCTTATGCCATTATATTGGCTATTTTCATAGGAGGAGAGGTTTGGGGGCCGGCTGGGATGGTATTGTTTATTCCTTTGCTTGCTATACTTAAAGTAGTCTGTAAAGTGGTAGAGCCACTAAAACCTTATGGTTTTTTATTGACAGACCCAGGCAAAGACGAGGTAACTACTTTTCAAAAAGTGTATCATAAAATCAAGTCATGGTTTAGAAAATGA
- a CDS encoding transposase, which produces MPSHVHLIISTETASLSDIIRDMKRHTSKQLIKCIQEYSCESRREWLLWMFKRAGKKNANNKDYQFWQQNNHPIELSNYELLNQRLNYLHQNPVEAGFVAEAHEYLYSSGKGLLNIIYAS; this is translated from the coding sequence ATGCCAAGTCATGTACATTTGATAATAAGTACAGAAACAGCAAGTTTGTCTGATATTATCAGAGATATGAAGAGGCATACTTCAAAACAGCTTATTAAATGTATTCAAGAATATAGCTGTGAGAGTAGAAGAGAGTGGCTGCTATGGATGTTCAAACGTGCCGGAAAAAAGAATGCGAACAACAAAGACTATCAATTCTGGCAACAAAATAACCATCCTATTGAGCTTTCAAACTATGAACTGCTTAATCAGCGGCTAAATTATCTTCATCAAAATCCTGTAGAGGCAGGTTTTGTTGCAGAAGCACATGAGTATTTATATAGCAGTGGTAAAGGCTTGTTGAATATTATATACGCAAGCTAA
- a CDS encoding monovalent cation:proton antiporter-2 (CPA2) family protein, whose protein sequence is MHEDSIFIQAIIYLAAAILAVPIAKKLGLGSVLGYLLAGILVGPAVLGLGEDSESVLHFAEFGVVMMLFVIGLELEPQSLWRMRKLILGKGGMQVLLSAVIIAGISLLFGLSMAQSIALGLILALSSTALVIQMLNEKGLMKTSSGKSAFAVLLFQDIAVIPIIALLPLLAVTKGVGGESHPMLEGLPAWAETVVTIGSIVLVVLAGKFVVPPAFRIIARTDMKELFTAAALLIVISVSVLMTIVGLSPALGAFIAGVILASSEYKHELENHIFPFKKLLLGLFFIAVGASINFALIMQYPLQMVAFVFGLMTLKGLVLFGLGKSFRLNTDHNLIFAFCLCQAGEFGFVLFSFASNLQMFPPELIQFMLAATAISMALTPLLMLVNEKFILPNIGTMREEETPAVAEEEIETKNAVIIAGFGTFGYTIGRYLKANGIEATYLDHDSDQVDLLRKTGFKVYYGDASQEDLLKSAGASEAKLLVVAVDNPEKTLEIVRKAKKYFPNLELLVRVRNRHYAYEILNEGIDLVYRENLDTSLRMGEDILMKLGGQEESAKKASRIFYEMDEKSLREMANIYKEKKSYISTTREKIKEIEDVLKQDKIQDIAGASKEEDKIL, encoded by the coding sequence ATGCACGAAGATTCCATATTTATTCAAGCTATTATTTATCTGGCGGCAGCAATTTTAGCAGTTCCGATTGCAAAAAAGTTAGGACTTGGATCTGTTTTAGGTTATTTATTGGCTGGTATACTAGTAGGTCCTGCCGTACTAGGACTGGGGGAGGATAGTGAAAGTGTTTTGCACTTCGCTGAATTTGGTGTTGTAATGATGCTTTTTGTTATAGGTTTGGAGCTGGAGCCTCAGTCTTTATGGAGAATGCGGAAGCTTATTTTAGGGAAAGGGGGGATGCAGGTACTCCTTTCGGCTGTTATAATTGCTGGCATCTCCTTGCTATTTGGCTTGAGCATGGCACAGTCCATAGCATTAGGCTTAATATTGGCATTGTCCTCCACAGCCCTTGTGATACAGATGCTGAATGAGAAAGGCCTTATGAAAACTTCTTCCGGTAAGAGTGCTTTTGCGGTACTTCTTTTTCAGGATATTGCGGTTATACCCATTATTGCCCTTTTACCTTTGCTAGCAGTTACCAAAGGAGTTGGAGGCGAATCGCATCCTATGCTTGAGGGTTTGCCTGCTTGGGCAGAAACGGTGGTGACTATTGGATCCATTGTTTTGGTGGTGCTTGCTGGAAAGTTTGTGGTTCCTCCCGCCTTTAGAATTATAGCACGTACGGATATGAAAGAGTTGTTTACTGCTGCGGCTCTTCTGATTGTGATCAGTGTGTCTGTGCTTATGACCATTGTGGGGCTTAGTCCTGCGTTGGGTGCATTTATCGCAGGTGTTATATTGGCAAGTAGTGAGTATAAACATGAGCTGGAAAATCATATTTTCCCCTTTAAGAAGCTGTTGCTGGGTTTATTTTTTATTGCCGTTGGCGCCTCGATCAATTTTGCGCTGATTATGCAGTATCCGCTGCAAATGGTGGCTTTTGTTTTTGGTTTAATGACACTAAAAGGTTTGGTGCTTTTTGGACTGGGGAAATCTTTCCGGTTAAATACAGACCATAATTTGATTTTTGCATTTTGCCTGTGTCAGGCAGGAGAGTTTGGTTTTGTGCTATTTTCCTTTGCTTCAAACTTGCAAATGTTTCCGCCTGAACTGATTCAGTTTATGTTAGCTGCAACGGCTATATCTATGGCCCTGACCCCTTTATTAATGTTAGTAAATGAAAAGTTTATTCTTCCGAATATTGGCACTATGCGAGAGGAAGAGACTCCGGCAGTGGCTGAAGAGGAGATAGAAACCAAAAATGCTGTTATTATTGCGGGCTTTGGTACTTTTGGCTATACCATAGGTCGTTATCTTAAAGCAAATGGTATAGAAGCTACTTATCTTGACCATGACTCTGACCAAGTAGACCTATTGCGCAAAACCGGGTTTAAAGTATATTATGGCGATGCATCGCAAGAAGACCTGCTTAAATCTGCGGGAGCATCAGAGGCAAAGCTTTTGGTAGTGGCTGTCGATAATCCTGAAAAAACTCTAGAGATTGTCCGAAAAGCGAAAAAGTATTTTCCTAATCTCGAGTTGCTTGTTAGGGTGAGAAACCGTCACTATGCTTATGAAATACTCAATGAAGGTATTGATTTGGTGTACCGTGAAAATCTTGATACTTCGCTTCGTATGGGAGAGGATATATTGATGAAGTTAGGAGGGCAAGAAGAATCTGCTAAAAAAGCTTCTCGCATTTTTTATGAGATGGATGAAAAGAGTTTAAGGGAAATGGCAAATATTTATAAGGAAAAGAAAAGCTATATTAGTACCACAAGGGAAAAGATCAAAGAGATTGAAGATGTGTTGAAGCAGGATAAGATACAAGATATTGCAGGTGCTAGTAAAGAAGAGGATAAGATTCTTTAA
- the gcvP gene encoding aminomethyl-transferring glycine dehydrogenase, with product MSNLSADIYSFSQRHIGPNASQIPDMLSTTGAASLDELIEQAVPADIRLSKKLNLPVAEDEYGFINRFKKLAGKNKVFRSYIGLGYYNTITPAVIQRNILENPGWYTAYTPYQSEIAQGRLEALVNFQTMVADLTGMDIANASLLDEATAAGEAMTMMYALRPRAKAAATKFIVSDLCFPQTIEVLKTRSAPLGLEVVVCKIDESVDLSEAFGMLLQYPDRDGAIVDYSEIIGTAHQSDVMVCMAADILSLALLKSPGELGADVAIGSTQRFGVPMGFGGPHAAYFATKENHKRFVPGRIIGASVDAAGKTAYRMALQTREQHIKRERATSNICTSQVLLAVMAGMYAVYHGPKGIKGIASRISKATAGLALALEDLGFKQLNLNFFDTIKIDAGEKVEEIKAKAVAAGINFRYEGQYILISLDETVSADDLEQIVEIFTERSFTVKEREAAIPEDLVRQSTYLQHPVFNNAHSEHEMLRYLKKLENKDLSLVHSMIPLGSCTMKLNATTEMLPVSWPEMANIHPFVPDDQCQGYMELFEHLENWLSEITGFSAVSLQPNSGAQGEYAGLMVIKAYHDSKGEEHRNIALIPSSAHGTNPASAVLAGMKVVTVKCDEKGNIDVEDLTAKVAQHGEKISCLMVTYPSTHGVFETTIRQIINIVHDAGGQVYMDGANMNAQVGLTSPGEIGADVCHLNLHKTFCIPHGGGGPGMGPIGVAKHLAPYLPGHTLVPTGGENAVPAVSAAPFGSSLILPISYAYISMMGGEGLKNATVMAILNANYLMSRLKGHYPLLYTGTNGRCAHEFILDCREFKQSAGIEVEDIAKRLIDYGFHSPTVSFPVPGTLMIEPTESESKAELDRFAEAMIAIRSEIKEIEQGVADKDDNVLKKAPHTAEDVTSDEWNRPYSRSKAAFPLPWVKETKFWPSASRIDNAYGDRNLFCACVPIEAYKEEVN from the coding sequence ATGAGCAACCTATCTGCTGACATTTATTCTTTCTCCCAGAGGCATATTGGACCCAATGCCTCTCAGATACCTGATATGCTGTCCACTACGGGGGCTGCTTCTCTAGATGAGCTTATAGAGCAAGCTGTTCCTGCTGATATAAGACTTAGTAAAAAATTGAACCTGCCTGTAGCTGAAGATGAGTATGGCTTTATTAACAGGTTTAAGAAACTAGCGGGAAAAAATAAGGTTTTCCGTTCTTATATTGGCTTGGGGTATTATAATACCATAACCCCTGCGGTCATTCAGCGAAATATTTTAGAAAATCCAGGATGGTATACCGCTTACACACCTTATCAGTCTGAGATAGCCCAAGGGAGGTTGGAAGCTTTGGTGAATTTCCAGACTATGGTCGCTGATCTAACAGGCATGGACATTGCCAATGCATCTTTGTTAGACGAGGCCACAGCCGCTGGAGAAGCTATGACCATGATGTATGCCTTACGTCCTAGGGCAAAAGCGGCAGCAACAAAATTTATCGTTTCGGATCTATGTTTCCCGCAGACCATTGAGGTGTTAAAAACGCGTTCAGCACCATTAGGGTTAGAGGTAGTCGTGTGTAAAATTGATGAAAGTGTCGATCTGAGTGAAGCTTTTGGTATGCTTTTGCAGTATCCGGATAGAGATGGTGCCATTGTAGACTACTCCGAAATAATAGGCACTGCGCATCAATCAGATGTAATGGTTTGTATGGCTGCTGATATTTTGAGCTTAGCTCTACTCAAATCTCCTGGTGAATTAGGTGCGGATGTGGCTATAGGGTCTACCCAGCGTTTTGGTGTCCCTATGGGTTTTGGAGGGCCTCATGCAGCTTACTTTGCCACGAAGGAAAATCATAAGCGATTTGTGCCCGGAAGGATTATCGGTGCATCTGTAGATGCGGCAGGTAAAACTGCTTATCGTATGGCCTTGCAAACGAGGGAGCAGCATATTAAAAGAGAGCGTGCGACATCCAATATTTGTACTTCACAAGTGCTTTTGGCTGTAATGGCTGGAATGTATGCCGTTTATCATGGCCCTAAAGGGATCAAAGGCATAGCTTCTCGAATAAGCAAGGCTACGGCTGGATTGGCGCTGGCACTTGAAGATCTTGGGTTCAAACAGTTGAATCTAAACTTCTTTGATACTATTAAAATTGATGCTGGTGAAAAAGTTGAAGAGATCAAAGCAAAAGCAGTGGCAGCGGGCATTAATTTTAGATATGAAGGTCAATATATTTTAATCTCTTTAGATGAAACTGTTTCAGCAGATGATCTTGAGCAGATTGTAGAAATTTTTACTGAGCGCTCTTTTACTGTAAAAGAACGAGAAGCCGCCATTCCTGAGGATCTAGTTCGGCAATCTACCTATTTACAGCACCCCGTTTTCAATAATGCCCATTCGGAGCATGAGATGCTGAGGTACTTGAAGAAGCTTGAAAACAAAGACCTTTCTTTGGTACACTCCATGATACCCCTTGGCTCTTGTACGATGAAGCTTAATGCTACAACCGAGATGTTGCCTGTGAGCTGGCCGGAAATGGCCAATATTCACCCTTTCGTCCCTGATGATCAGTGCCAAGGTTACATGGAGTTATTTGAGCATTTAGAAAACTGGCTGTCAGAAATAACTGGTTTTTCTGCCGTTTCGCTTCAGCCAAACTCTGGGGCGCAAGGTGAATATGCAGGACTAATGGTGATAAAAGCATACCATGATAGTAAAGGGGAAGAACATAGGAACATTGCATTAATACCTTCTTCTGCCCATGGTACTAATCCGGCAAGTGCGGTTTTGGCAGGTATGAAGGTAGTAACTGTTAAGTGTGATGAGAAAGGAAATATAGATGTTGAAGACCTTACCGCAAAAGTTGCTCAACATGGTGAAAAAATCAGTTGCCTGATGGTTACATATCCATCTACACACGGGGTTTTTGAAACTACTATACGGCAGATAATAAATATCGTACATGATGCGGGTGGGCAAGTGTATATGGACGGTGCCAATATGAATGCTCAGGTAGGGCTGACCAGTCCTGGGGAAATTGGCGCTGATGTTTGTCATCTGAACCTGCACAAGACTTTTTGTATCCCTCACGGAGGTGGAGGGCCAGGTATGGGACCTATTGGTGTCGCCAAACATTTGGCACCTTATCTTCCAGGTCATACCTTAGTGCCAACAGGTGGTGAAAATGCCGTGCCTGCTGTTTCTGCCGCACCTTTTGGAAGTTCGCTTATACTGCCTATTTCGTATGCCTATATTTCCATGATGGGAGGCGAGGGGCTGAAAAATGCAACTGTAATGGCCATTCTTAATGCCAATTATTTAATGTCTAGGTTGAAAGGGCATTATCCGCTGCTGTATACTGGAACCAATGGACGGTGCGCGCATGAGTTTATTCTCGACTGCCGTGAGTTTAAACAGTCTGCTGGCATAGAGGTAGAAGATATAGCCAAACGCTTAATAGATTATGGCTTTCATTCTCCAACAGTTTCTTTCCCTGTACCTGGAACTTTGATGATAGAGCCTACAGAAAGTGAATCTAAAGCAGAGCTGGACAGGTTCGCAGAGGCTATGATAGCTATACGTAGTGAAATCAAAGAAATTGAGCAAGGTGTTGCTGATAAAGATGATAATGTACTTAAAAAAGCCCCTCATACAGCAGAGGATGTTACCTCTGATGAGTGGAACCGGCCTTACAGCCGATCAAAAGCTGCTTTCCCATTACCTTGGGTAAAAGAAACTAAGTTCTGGCCATCAGCATCACGTATAGATAATGCTTATGGCGACAGGAATTTGTTCTGTGCTTGCGTGCCTATAGAAGCCTATAAGGAGGAAGTTAATTAG
- a CDS encoding T9SS type A sorting domain-containing protein: protein MKRFLLSGFLLFSVLVSYGQGEWEKLPHVFSSYLTAFHTYDNQLFIGGNFTQIDGQRSMHSAVYSGGNITRHQNSQQGGGGFDSFTEYNGRLIGGGSATVGSFSISAAMVLEWDGTSWGNSSLRLNHNVRQVITFRDTLFAAMPGESTSFAYAGYYAGSGWHQAGGELDAMPFYITYNDNLYAYGDFTESGDASVKYFAKWENEGWVQAGSGEYRPVAPVVFQGKLYAFALESTDFGARVHKLIEWNGSDWEVASDQKLVVSWNNIRAVTADEDNIYVVGDLAMAGDKAVKNAARFDGNEWHPMGEALDDVLINALHIYDGYLYAGSALDFDTREAYLFRFPLNALDEEPDDNGDGSADNGSSDDNGGSDNGTADENGGDDDGSNDDDNTTSVGLEEQTKPAFFYDYQNRSLVFEKAQGYVWIYKSDGRMVWDGMVSSNQLVGLHTFSDGLYIVKYQNGSLVDTKKVIVY from the coding sequence ATGAAGAGATTTCTACTTTCAGGTTTTCTGCTTTTTTCAGTGTTGGTATCCTATGGGCAAGGTGAGTGGGAAAAATTACCTCATGTTTTTAGCTCTTATTTAACAGCCTTTCATACCTACGATAATCAACTATTTATCGGGGGTAATTTTACTCAGATAGATGGCCAAAGATCCATGCACTCTGCCGTGTATTCAGGAGGCAACATTACCAGACATCAGAATTCCCAGCAAGGAGGAGGTGGTTTTGATAGCTTCACCGAATATAATGGAAGGCTAATAGGTGGCGGTAGTGCAACTGTTGGCAGCTTTTCTATTAGTGCTGCAATGGTGTTGGAATGGGACGGCACAAGTTGGGGAAATAGCAGTTTGCGTTTAAATCACAATGTTAGACAGGTGATCACATTCCGTGATACATTATTTGCAGCAATGCCAGGAGAGTCAACAAGTTTTGCATATGCAGGGTATTACGCAGGTTCAGGTTGGCATCAGGCTGGTGGAGAATTGGATGCTATGCCTTTTTATATAACCTATAATGACAACTTATATGCTTATGGCGACTTTACAGAAAGCGGAGATGCGTCTGTAAAATATTTTGCTAAATGGGAAAATGAAGGTTGGGTCCAGGCTGGCTCAGGAGAATACAGACCAGTTGCTCCGGTTGTTTTTCAAGGAAAACTGTATGCATTTGCGTTAGAAAGCACCGATTTTGGTGCCAGGGTTCATAAGCTTATAGAATGGAATGGTTCTGATTGGGAAGTTGCTTCTGATCAGAAGTTAGTAGTTAGTTGGAATAACATTAGAGCTGTAACGGCAGATGAAGATAATATTTATGTGGTAGGAGATTTGGCAATGGCTGGAGATAAAGCGGTGAAAAATGCTGCCCGGTTTGATGGGAATGAGTGGCACCCAATGGGAGAGGCTTTAGATGATGTTTTAATTAATGCACTTCATATTTACGATGGATATTTATATGCAGGTTCAGCACTCGACTTCGATACACGTGAAGCTTATTTGTTTAGATTTCCTTTAAATGCTCTTGATGAGGAGCCGGATGACAATGGCGATGGATCTGCTGATAATGGGTCATCTGATGATAACGGAGGTAGCGATAATGGAACTGCTGATGAAAACGGAGGTGATGATGATGGTTCTAATGATGATGATAATACTACATCTGTAGGTCTTGAAGAACAAACGAAGCCAGCCTTCTTTTATGACTATCAAAACAGAAGTTTGGTGTTCGAAAAAGCACAAGGGTATGTTTGGATTTACAAATCAGATGGAAGGATGGTTTGGGATGGTATGGTAAGCAGTAACCAACTAGTAGGTCTGCATACGTTTTCTGATGGACTTTACATAGTTAAGTACCAAAATGGCTCTTTGGTTGATACTAAAAAGGTTATCGTTTATTAA
- a CDS encoding methyl-accepting chemotaxis protein — protein MLGLRYAIANLRPVGEISRQTNILALNAAVEAARAGEAGKGFAVVASEVRKLAERSRLAADEIHELSAKGLSISEHSGKLLDETVPNIIKTSNMINEINTASIEQKSGVDQINNALQMLNHTIQENAATSEEVSSAAEHLLNHANSLNESVAFFNTEDGGRGSIKRVMVNVRSAVQETPEGLALQL, from the coding sequence ATTTTAGGTCTAAGATACGCTATCGCTAATCTTAGACCAGTAGGGGAGATCTCCCGGCAAACAAATATTTTGGCGCTCAATGCTGCTGTGGAGGCAGCCAGAGCCGGGGAGGCGGGAAAAGGCTTTGCTGTAGTTGCTTCCGAAGTGCGTAAACTTGCTGAACGCAGTAGGCTAGCTGCTGATGAGATTCATGAATTGTCAGCAAAGGGCTTGTCTATTTCGGAGCATTCCGGGAAGTTGCTGGATGAGACTGTTCCGAATATCATTAAGACTTCTAATATGATTAATGAAATCAATACAGCGAGCATCGAGCAAAAGTCTGGTGTGGATCAAATTAACAACGCCCTTCAAATGTTAAATCACACCATTCAGGAAAATGCGGCTACTTCGGAAGAGGTTTCTTCCGCTGCTGAACACCTGCTTAATCATGCTAATTCTTTAAATGAATCCGTAGCCTTTTTTAATACCGAGGATGGTGGTAGAGGGAGTATTAAAAGAGTAATGGTAAATGTAAGAAGTGCAGTGCAAGAAACACCTGAAGGCCTCGCTCTTCAGTTATGA